The genomic DNA cacacacacacacacacacacacacacacacacacacacacacacacacacacacacacacacacacacacacacacacatatatatatatatatatatatatatatatatatatatatatatatatatatatatatatatatatatatatatatctttccccctctctctcctatctctctctctctctctctctctctctctctctctcccccctcctttctctctctttctcagtcaggTGACGAGGTGACGAAAAGCAAAGATTGATCCCATTAGGCCCCATATCCAAACCCTACATTCAAACTCTGGTGAAAgagacaatggtaacatggctgggctagaaatgactgcagctctgcactcagcataaagatgaatgacatagcaaaacgtgtgtgtgtgtgtgtgtgtgtgtgtgtgtgtgtgtgtgtgcgtgcgtgcgtgcgtgcgtgcgcgtgttcttatgtttcggtgtatgtgtttgtgtctgtgactttatatattgtcactaaaaaccataaaatgattcatgtgtttgattgtgtaatgaactatatatgcatgtgtatgtatgtatatgtgtatgtatgtgtatatatatacacatatatatatatatatatatatatatatatatatatatatatatatatatatatatatatatatatatatgtatgtgtatgtatatgtatatgtgtgtgtatatgtgtgtatgcatatatatatatgtgtgtatctatgtttgtgtatatatatatatatatatatatatatatatatgtgtgtgtgtgtatatatgtatgtatatatatcaacataatcacttatatctgttattgtttatgttcacattttttctcatctattctgaatgtcataatgaatttatatatacataataaaacgatggtcgacccaagaaagtccggaaaaaaaaaaaaaaaaaaaaaaaaaaaaaaaaactctggtgAAAGAATAGACGCACAGCGAAGAGATTCCTTTGCaaccgaaaaaaacacacaccaaaacaccgacaacaatcccccacctcccccaccctccccagatCAAATGGCCTTCATGTGTCAGACCAACAACAATCCACATAAATATTACACGGAACGGTTATTTTGCTGATCATCGCAAACAACAGCAGCTTGTGTTGCTGAATCTATATTTATGTAGAGTCTAGAAATGTTGATGTCGAACATGTTTCATCTCATCATATGATAGCAAGTGTGCTGCGTATATCAGTTTGGAGCGCACGGCACAGATGGGAACCAGGTGCAGGTATTCAGACAGGGTGTGAATAAAGAATGACatacctgtatttttttttttattatttttattatgtgtttgtttgttcgtctgcttgtctgttgtttgtttgtttgggtttttttttgtgtgtgtttttttgttttttttgacggacacaatggctcagtggttaaagcgttggactttcaatctgaggatcccgggttcgaatctcggtgagtAGATGGCGGAGAtgtttccgatctaccaggtcaacatatgtgcagactttctagtgcctgaacccccttcgtgtgtatacgcaagcagaagatcaaatacgcacgttaaagatcctgtaatccatgtcagcgttcggtgggttatggaaacaaggatataccaagcatgcacaccccggaaagcggagtatggctgcctacatggcggggtaaaaacggtcacacacgtaaaagcccactcgtgtgcatagtacgagagaacgtgggagttgcagcccacgaacgaagaagaagaagaagaagaagaagaagaagaagaagaagaatgtttgtctgtttgtttgtttgtttgttttttcccccagggGCAATGCTGGTGACATTGGTCGTTGAGTGAGATATGTGTCCTGTGTAGAATACCTTTCTTTACAGCCATGTGAGATGTTGTTGGTCTAcatattttgtgttgtgtgtttgtttttttttaccttttgtctTCCACTGTTTCTCGAGTTGATAACTGTTCGCCTTATCCCACCATGGCGGATTTTGTACTTTATAGAGCCTATGACCTGGGAACTGGCAACTGACATTTATtgaatatatacatgcatatatatgtgtgtatgtatatatatatatatatatatatatatatatatatatatatatatatatatatatatgtgtgtgtgtgtgtgtgtgtgtgtgtgtgtgtgtgtgtgtgtgtgtgtgtgtgtgtgtgcgcgcgcgcgcgcatgtgtgtgtgtgtctgtgtctgtgtgtgtgtgtctgtgtgtgtttttagagagagagatatgtgtgtgtgtgtgagtctgtgtgtgtgtgtgtctgtgtgtgggtgcgtgcctgtgtacgcatgtgtggaGAGGGCagtggatatgtatgtatgtatgtgtgaatgtatgtatgaatgtatgtatgtatgtatgtatgtatgtatgtatgtgcgtatgtgggtTTATGATTTGCAAGGTACAATTTGGTTGGCGCCGATTGAAAAATTTCTAGTTGAACGCCTCAGGCGACGACAGGCGACTTCTAGAGTTACCAACCTCGCTCGTTCTTCTTTTCGTGAAACCACACAAGTTCGAAAAGTTCACCACGTGTTTCCGAAACGTCTATTCTACGTTTGAGTTGCAAGTTGACGCACGTTGCCGAATATTTCCCAATGTATTTAGCAGATTTCTCCAGTCGAAGCATGGCCTGCACCCCAGGAAGCAAACGAAAGTGTGTTTACAACACCACGGAGGCATTGCAAATGAGTTTAGACGATAATTCGCCCGCTGGAGTGCcgattgctgacagtgacagtggagaagaattcGCCAGAGCGGTCGAGAATGATTTCGACAAGTGGCACAAAGACATTTAATAATGTATAAAGACATTAGTGAAAGGAGCCATGAAACCTTCCAGTTttgcaacatacagtgtgtgtggtgttggtgtttccaAATAGAACAcagtcgtttttcttttcttttttgtttgtttgttttttttggggttttttttttggtgtttttctcaATATCAAATTGACACAAATACATTATTTGATAACGTACAAAGACATTTATGAAGGGAACCATGAAACTGTCCAATTttgcaacatacagtgtgtgtgtcggtggtgtTTTCCCTAATAGAATTGCTTCTGTCATGATGATTAATTATTTCCATGACGAAAGTATGCATGTAAGTGAGCAATCATGACTATAATCACGCGCACAttcgcgcatgtatgtgtatgtatgtgtgtgtgtgtgtgtgtgtgtgtgtgtgtgtgtgtgtgtgtgtgtgtgtgtgtgtgtgttcttctcatcTCTGCACATCGGTGAGTGCACATTATTTCTATTACATTGTGTTATGTCTATGTTTCCAGTTGTATtttccagtctgtgtgtgtgtgtgtgtgtgtgtgtgtgtgtgtgtgtgtgtgtgtgtgtgccaactttaaatggtgtattttatgtttaaaacaactaATAATATGTGGAAACTACTCAAAAGTACATTCTTTTTGCATATTCATCAACTGATTTCAAAATTCAGTCAATGTGCTCGTACAAATAAACATGCTTATCATAATTTGTATTCATTGCCCTTTTAAACGAGTTGTGAATCGAAGAAGACTGGAAGAATAGAAGCAACCTTATGGCCGTTTAAAGTGGGTTGGTGGTGACTGTTTTCCCTTTCCTGCACAGCGGGTTTAGACAGAAGTGTACTGCTGCTTAGCTGGTTTGTACAGTGAACTATCTCTGCACCGCTGGCGATGATAGGGATAAGATAGAAGTTACCTGTGAAACAGTTTCACTTCGTTTCGCAAGGTCCATCAGTCATCGTTTTATCTATCCATGTGTGATATGAGTAACATTTCCAAAGGGTTTCCTTTCCCTGTTGTCCCCGTTAAGAGACTGGTCACAATCCAGTTTCAATACGCTTTCCTCTGCAAGTGAATTAATCAATGAAATGGTTACTCATACAGTGCTTAtcttcgatcggagaccaagctctaagcgctttccaaacaatgggtcatttgcacaacaggctgcctatttgggtagagccgactgaaggcTGCCGTTGGGCTTACATCAttcctgtgttttctgtgtcattcagtcagattcgaggcacacacacacacacacacacacacacacacacacacacacacacgtgtcacacacacactcagacagatatgtaacattttacatgtgcaCAAACATACTCATGGGTgagcatgttgggtatgttcttgtatccataacccaccgaacgctgaaacggatcacaggatcttcaacgtgtgtatttgatctcctgcgcgcgtatacacacgaagggcgttcagcaCAAGTAAGCctgcccatatgttgacctgggagatcggaaaaaaatatccaccctttacccaccaggcgccgttaccgaaattcgaaacCGGAACcggaaagtacaacgctttagcCCATCGTTATTGCGCTCGTCAAGTGTCCTCATTCTTTTCAGGAAAACTAGTAATTTCAATTCCCTCAAATATTTCTTTAtaactgttgtttcttttttctttcttttttttctaatgctgacggtttttttttggttttttggggggggttgtttgtttgtttttttgtttgtttttttgggtttttttttccaattccaaAACGATACGCTAAAGGTTCTTTAGATTCTGACAGTTTGAAACCACGAGACAGGAATATAGTTATTTTGTTTGTCGTTATCCTCTACTACGTACTCTTATGTTGGTAGTAGATatattcgacacacacacacacacacgcagacacacacacacacacacacacacacacatatatacacattatatatatatatatatatatatatatatatatatatatatatataaatatatatatatatatatatatatatatatatatatatcacacacacatacacacacacacacacacacacacacacacacacacacacacacacagagagagagagagagagagagagagagagagagagagagagagagagagatggatatgtacacacacacacacacacacacacacacacacacacacacaacatcaaacatCACCCAGCTTATCTGCACTAAGCAGGTTGCCGTGTGGACTGAACATCTCAACGGGGAATTgtgttgacacaaacacacacacgtaaacaaacacacgtaaacacacacacacacacacacacacacacgcgcgcgcgcgcgcgcgcgcgcgctcgcgctcgtgcataaatacaaatagaaagagtcagcgagagacacagagagagcggtgtgtgtgtgtgtgtgtgtgtgtgtgagttattttTTCATCGATGCAaattaagaaacacacacacacacacacacacgcgcgcgcgcgcacacacacacaaacgcgcgcgcgcacgcatacacacaaacgcagaccccccccccccctctctctctctctctctctctctctctctctcgctctcaatgTAATTATGGGGACTAGCGATAAATAACAAAACAGGAAAAGGTTCATACGTCTTTCTCAGTGACCCATTACACACAGGATATGGTATTCCATACTAAGAAATCCCTTGCGGTACACGGATTGGGAACTGTTTGAATCTGCAAAGGAGTAGTTGAAAAGTAGTAAAAATAGACAAATATCATGCTGGGACAAACCTGGCATGGGAATATTGAAAGCAACAATTGATATGATTGCATCTATTCATTCAAATTTAATTTTCCAAACAGAAAAGTGTATGAAgattatggagaaaaaaacaacaacaaaagaaacaaaaacaaacaaacaaaaaaaaaaaaccgaatggcACAAAGCCTGCTTTGCTGGGCTATGTTTTCCAATGCCTATGTTCCCCAGTGTTTAtacccctcacccgccccctaGGTCTACATTACCCCTGTGCTATGTTccccacttcttcttttttttttctttcttttttttttttacaccaggtGAATAACCCTCTTGGTATGCTACAAGAGGGGCTGTATTCCAGACAAAATTGATTTTGCCTTCAGACAATTTACCATTGACATGGTAGGTACGCATGGGAACATTTTAACGTGAcggttaagttatcttcgtattcaagacatccACGGTGcttcaggcagctaacccatcgtcagCTATTAACAATCCTGGTGATTCCGTTCTAAgcatgctctcagttttactTATCAAACACTACACTGCAGAGCATTGTCGAAAGAGTTCGCAAAAAACGTGCTATCGGCAAAGCACGCATTTTTCTCGACAAAAGTAATGCCATATTTACAGCTGTGTCGTGGGCAGACACCCTTGGTACGGGtaaattgcctttgggtttgtgGACCTGCAGGTAGGCTGTTGTGTTCCTGAGTATCggctattgcttaccctcgggcagtttgccttgtctcaggcagattacccgcaggtacacatttatgAATTTTACCCGTGGGCACGAAGGTCTCTTGAATACCACCCAAGGCCTATGTCTTGCCCAATTCTATGAACCCCATAGATTTGTATGCCTCTTAAGCCTCTACTTACCCtggcatatttgtatttgtatttgttttatcacaacagacttctctatgtgaaatttgggctgctctccctagggagagcgcgtcgctacactacagcacccttcccccccccccccgccccaccccccaccccccctttttttttcctgcgtgcacttttatttgttttttttcctaccggatttttctacagaaatttgccaagaacaacccctttgttgccgtggatttttgtacgtgcgctaagtgcatgctgcacacaggacctcggtttatcgtctcatctgaacgactagcgtacagaccacgactcaacgtctagtggaggaggagaaaatatcggcgcatgagccgtgattcgaaccagcacgctcagattctctcacttcctagacggacgcgcgttacctccaggccatcactccacttgtgtccACCACGTCTATAATTCCCCCAGACATATGTTTCCCCCAGGTTTGTATTCCCTTGGTCTGTATTCACTctaggtgtggggggatggggactATATGGATGATGccaccccaacacaacagagGGACTGACATTTCTGTACTGGCTGGTCTTATGGTCATGGACAATCACAATGCGCATGGTGTCACTCTTCAATAATACCGTGGTGTGTCGCCATTCTCCAGATgctgtagacagagacagagagacacacagacagagagacagacagagaaggggagagagaaagagagagagaaagaagtagatagacagacagatgaagagggagggagagacagagatagaaagtgtgtgtgtgtgtgtgtgagagagagagagagaggcagatagacaagcatgcagacagacagtcagacagataattatagaataaaatcACATGATAGtaagtgtgcgagtgtgcgtgtgcgcgcgtgtgtgtgtgcgtgtgtgtgtgcgcgcgcgtgtgtgtggttgtgtgtgtgtgtgtgtgtgtgtgtgtgtgtgtgtgtgtgtgtgtgtgtgtgtagattgatgtttgtatgtgtgacatTGTGACTGtctttcaaaaagaaaacaattttgtgtgtgagggtgctggtgattgtgtgtatgtctatgtgtgtgcagaaGAGCCTGTGAATACATGTTTATTGTGATTATGAttggattgagacagacagacagagagagagatatagatagatagaaagatagagagacagacagagaaagagagagagagagagagagagagagagagagagagagagagagagagagagagagagggggggggcgtgggagaggGGGTACTCAGATTTCAGAACTCAGAACAATATTTCTCAGGGATTTATATTTTTGGTCTggcttattcttccaatctgtgatcgctaatccacacacacacacacacacacacacacacacacacacacacacacacacacacacacacacacacacacgcacacaagccccCCTGTGCATAGAGAAagtggggcagagagaaaaagatataggagagacaaacaaagacacacacacacacacacacacacacacacacacacacacacacacacacagacagacagacagacagacagacagacagagagatggacaccaCTCGCACACGGAATGGAATGTTAGCATTCAAAAGCTCACAAATAACGAATAAACCTTTATTGCTTTGCAGTGACCACTGAATACGAAATAAAAGAAAGCTTTCCTTTCTCTGCATAAAAACAAGACATGAAATCGAATAAATTCCTATATCTGATTAGAATCAAGACTTGAAATATAACAATTTCCAActtctgctggtgtgtgtgtgtgtgtgtgtgtgtgtgtgtgtgtgtgtgtgtgtgtgtgtgtgtgtgtgtgtgtgtgtgtgtgtgtgtgtgtgtgtgtgtgcatgctttttggTGTGTGGTAGTTAGATATATCGCACTTGAATACATCACTTTTATTGTAAACCATCTCCAGCACGGGGATTCCGGCGAGAGAGACGTCAAGcgtccttcagtcagtcagtcagctatgATCATTACAcaatcgttgttgttatcattatctttttcatTATGATGATTGATTAATCATTCATATTAATTTCAGAATCCATCCTCAGCACGTGAAATTGCTGTAGTTCAGCTGCACCCCGTAGAAAGAGGATGCAGGGTCAGTGGCATTGGCCCCACAGAACTGTGTCAGCTGGGCAGAGATGGAGGTCAGGTTGAGAGGAGCGAGACGATTCCTGGTGTAGATCGTCAGGGCAGGATGTGGCAAGCTGGTAAAGGTATTTTCCGACCATAAAGCCATCAGCCTggaatttaaaaataaataaatatataaataaataaataaataaataaataaagtaaaaaaaaaattgtttatggttcgttttgattgtttgtttgtttgtattttattattCCCCATTTTGATGGTTAGgcgaacgcaaaagaaaagaaaacaaaagtatgaatAGTTTCATGTTATCCTCAGAACATGAACTTGATTGGTTAATCAATTAATGGACGCATGCatgtattctctgtctctctgtctctgtctctctgtctctctctctctctctctctctctatctctctctctctctccttcagaggaagggggtggggggtaagcaTCGTTTACTGTGGAGGAATCGAACCTGTCGTCAAATGCTTCTTTGCTGAAAGCATTTCCTCggggcctagacgtaacgcgtccgcctaggaagcgatagaatctgagcgtactggtttgaatcacggctcagtcgccggtattttctccccctccactaaaccttgaatggtggtctggacctagccattcggataagacgataaaccgaggtcccgtgtgcagcatgcacttagcgcaagcaAAATATATCCAAGGCAACAAaaagattgtccctggcaaaattatgaagataaacccacttcgataggaaaaagaaatagaactgcacgcgggaaaacatacaaaaaatgggtggcgctctcagtgtagcgacgcgctctcactgggaaAAGCAGCCGAATTtgacactgagaaatctgttgtgacaaaaaagagaaatacaaatacaatacaaatacaaataccttctCCACAAGACTGTAAAATCAATACTGCACATAACGTTCGCCTGGGACGCTGTACTAATGTGCTTGATCATTCGCTGCAAAAGATTCGACCCTGGCCCAATGGGGGTTGGTTTGGATTCTTTGGTCCATTTACAAGTCTGATCAACGTAAAATGCGGAGTGGATAGTATACTCTAGATAAATAGATTTGTATGTGTGCGGTGATATTAGTCACTTTCGAAAGGATATCTAGATAGACTGTGACTATGGGTAACTGTGACTAGGGGTGACTGTGACTTGGGGTGACTGTGACTGGGTGACTAGGGGTGACTGTGACTAGGGGGTGACTGTGACTGGGTGACTAGGGGGTGACTGTGACTGGGTGACTAGGGGGTGACTGTGACTGGGTGTGATGTGACTaggggtgactgtgtgactaggGGTGACAGTGACTGGGTGACGAGGGATGTCTGTGACTGGGGGTGACAGTGACTGGGTGACTAGGGGTGACTGTGTCTGGGTGACTAGGGGTGACTGTGACTGGgtgtgactgtgactgggtgactgggtgtgactgtgactgggtgACTAGGGgtgactgtgtctggggctgATGTGTctggtggtgactgtgactgggTGACAAGTTTTGACAGTGACTGGGGGTGACAGTGACTGGGTGACTAGGGGGTGAATGCGACTGGGTCATTAGCGGGTGGCTGTGACTGGGTAACTAGGGGTGACTGTGACTCACGTCGGAGTGACAGCCAGGAACGTGTAGTTGCGGGATTGTCCGATGACAGCGCACGTGCTGCCCGCAATCTGGCACTGCTGCACTCTGGTCAGACAGCCGGACACTGAGTCTTCGATCATTCCGTTCAACATCAGCACTGGCCGGTCCtaacacagagacaagacaacagAAGGCAAGAGGTAAATAGATAAGCACTGCCGcgctttttgttatttatttatttatttatttatttatttatgtatttatttatttatgtatttattcatttatttaattatttatttattttattacatccagtccccgaccTGAAACAGGGCCTTACAGTACCCGATGCTACGTGTTACGTCATTGCATGCTCAAGGAGCGCTACACAAGGAGCACTACACGATACTACATTGACATAACAAGCATACACAATAATGCATAAAAGCATgatcataggagagagagagagagagagagagagagagagagagagagagagagagaatcagtgtcAGAATCAGTTGTTTCTCCTGTTAAATtgacgaatctttttttttttttttttttcttttttttttttaaactaggtCCAACAAGTAATTTTCCTTTAATTctacttatatatttatttcgAATATTCATATTTGAttctacacccccacctcccccattctTTCTAcccggtctcccccccccccccccgcccccccgaactCACTATTActtcccttttctctcctcttctaCCTTTTAAACTATAAAATTCTAAAGTGGAAATGATGTAATActttaacgaaacaaaacaaacaaacaactacctcccccccccctcccccccccgaaaaaaaaaaaagtttgcaatcatcaacacacacacacacacacacacacacacacacacacacacacacacacacacacacacacacacacacgtcgagaggaagacaggcagacagaaaaaaagagagaaagagagacaatgacacagagagaaacagacagaaagagacagatccagacatacaaacagacagagaaaaacaaagacagacagacaaaccgaccaAACGATCTGCCGATAGACCGATAGACGGACAGATatagaggcggacagagagagagagagcgagagagagagagagagagagagagagagagagagagagagagagagagagagagagagagagagaaagagagcgagagagagagagagagagaaagagagacagacagacagacagacagacagacagagggtaacgAACCAGTTCGTCTTCATCCGCGGTTAAGTTCATGGCAAATCCTGTGATGTTTGCCAGGAAAGATGGTAGAGACGTCGCTCTGCTCAAGTACcactgacctgcacacacacacacacacacacacacacacacacacacacacacacaca from Babylonia areolata isolate BAREFJ2019XMU chromosome 11, ASM4173473v1, whole genome shotgun sequence includes the following:
- the LOC143287394 gene encoding uncharacterized protein LOC143287394, with product MSPNKPSVLAMLLIAAAAATMRIVESASSIQPPCNVSNMPAQGGPQPCGQQQEEEEEAEEFDEELLEGQWYLSRATSLPSFLANITGFAMNLTADEDELDRPVLMLNGMIEDSVSGCLTRVQQCQIAGSTCAVIGQSRNYTFLAVTPTLMALWSENTFTSLPHPALTIYTRNRLAPLNLTSISAQLTQFCGANATDPASSFYGVQLNYSNFTC